From the Pirellulales bacterium genome, the window AAATAAAAGAACGGCTCGAAACGCAAGAACCAGAAGATTGGGAATAGACTGGATAGTATTACTAGGACTAAATTGGGCACGCAGGGAGGCGATCAATGCCTTACCGCAAGCAGGTTTTGCCAGACGCTGCAAAAGAATTTAATTGGTTCTGTAGCACGTATGGACGGGAAGCATGCGATACGGCAAAACAGTGGACCGATGCGCTAGTTGCCGCTGCCTCAAGAGGGAGACAGTTGGCATCCATTAAGTTCGATGCACTACTAGACGAGATTTCATCCAGCGAGCCAACAGAGGATGCGGATTGGCGATATGTCATACAACAATTCAGGAATGCGTCGGCTAAGGAAAAGCTATTAGCAATGATCCATTTTGCGAAACTACAGGCTCCCTGGAAACAGCATGCAGCTACGCGGGAAATCCTGTGCCTTGGCCATGTTCAAGTCGAATTATATGCGTATTATCAAGTGAATCGAGTCAAGCAAACTGTCGTGTTTACAAAATTTGATTACTGTGGCGTCGAAAAGGCAATGAGCCAAGACGATTAACTCATGTCTTCTTACTTGGATGCTCTCTGGTCGGCAGCGTCCGGGGTCAGTGAAAGAGTTCCTGATTGGTTCCGATCGCTCGTGGCGTGGAATACACAGAGACTGCCTGCCAATGTTCAAGAAGACTTCTTATCGCTTGTCGCCATTGAATTGTTAGAGCAAAAGTGTACCAACACGCGCGAGTTGCTTCGGGATGATGTTCAGCGTGCCTTGGGACGAGTAAGACAGCGCTTACTGGCTGAAATCGGATATTCAGCTCGGTTCTCGCACCGCCGCAGTTCTCCTCTAACAAGCGATCCAAAGGTGCCAGAAAGCAATGACCCCTTGGCTTCATTAGATATTCGCGAATTTCTGAAAAGCGTTCTAACACCGCAACAGATGCTTGTTTTAAGCATGCAGTTGGAAGGCAGAAACGACCGCGAAATCTCAAAAAAGCTTGGAGTAAGTAGCAGAACTATACAGCGCATTCGACGTATGATCACGCAGATTCTTTCACGCGCTCTTTAGCATCTTCGGATTATTTGCTTCTTTGGTCAGTCCCAATACGGGCTTTTGAACTTCGGGTTACCGTTTGCCTACCGC encodes:
- a CDS encoding LuxR C-terminal-related transcriptional regulator; its protein translation is MSSYLDALWSAASGVSERVPDWFRSLVAWNTQRLPANVQEDFLSLVAIELLEQKCTNTRELLRDDVQRALGRVRQRLLAEIGYSARFSHRRSSPLTSDPKVPESNDPLASLDIREFLKSVLTPQQMLVLSMQLEGRNDREISKKLGVSSRTIQRIRRMITQILSRAL